A genomic region of Sulfobacillus acidophilus DSM 10332 contains the following coding sequences:
- a CDS encoding transcriptional regulator, IclR family (PFAM: IclR helix-turn-helix domain; Bacterial transcriptional regulator~COGs: COG1414 Transcriptional regulator~InterPro IPR005471:IPR014757~KEGG: aac:Aaci_0162 transcriptional regulator, IclR family~PFAM: Transcriptional regulator IclR, C-terminal; Transcriptional regulator IclR, N-terminal~SMART: Transcriptional regulator IclR, N-terminal~SPTR: Transcriptional regulator, IclR family): MEYEVPSVNTAMKILKVLSRYRYKSCSLKEIAELVNVNKTTCLRILRTLERHDAVKYDPQRKQYSLGPYLVPLGRRALDLNSHLATATAELPVIAQQTGLTTVLIRRVSPDRVMYLAVEEPPGDHPKLSVAAGQQFPLAAVAFGRCFLAYEDESSWQDYIHHGLVRYTPQSIVDPEEFVAVLRKTRQDGYSVSHGSLTPGISAVASPIFNHDGQVELVIACLAMTAEMTAEREQAVVSVLQASTRRLSELNDYDAALTSH; this comes from the coding sequence GTGGAGTATGAGGTGCCGTCCGTCAACACGGCGATGAAAATCTTGAAGGTATTGAGCCGATATCGCTATAAAAGCTGTTCTTTGAAAGAGATTGCGGAACTGGTCAATGTCAATAAAACGACCTGTCTTCGGATATTACGGACGTTGGAGCGTCATGATGCGGTAAAGTACGATCCTCAGCGTAAGCAGTATAGTCTAGGCCCCTACCTCGTTCCGTTAGGGCGAAGGGCACTGGATCTTAATTCCCATTTGGCCACGGCGACGGCTGAATTACCGGTCATTGCCCAGCAAACCGGGCTAACCACGGTACTCATCCGGCGGGTGAGTCCGGATCGCGTGATGTATTTGGCCGTCGAAGAACCCCCCGGCGACCATCCGAAACTCTCGGTGGCTGCCGGTCAGCAATTTCCCTTAGCCGCGGTGGCGTTTGGACGGTGTTTTTTGGCCTATGAAGACGAGTCGTCTTGGCAAGATTACATTCACCACGGTCTCGTCCGGTATACGCCGCAGTCGATTGTGGATCCCGAAGAGTTTGTGGCCGTTCTCCGAAAAACTCGCCAGGACGGATATTCGGTATCGCACGGTTCGCTGACCCCGGGTATTTCCGCAGTGGCATCACCCATTTTTAATCATGACGGACAGGTTGAGCTTGTCATCGCGTGTTTAGCCATGACGGCCGAGATGACGGCGGAGCGGGAACAAGCGGTCGTGAGTGTTCTTCAGGCGAGTACCCGGCGTTTGTCGGAGCTCAATGATTACGATGCCGCCCTGACATCTCATTAA
- a CDS encoding 4Fe-4S ferredoxin iron-sulfur binding domain-containing protein (PFAM: 4Fe-4S binding domain~InterPro IPR001450~KEGG: ttr:Tter_2150 4Fe-4S ferredoxin iron-sulfur binding domain protein~PFAM: 4Fe-4S ferredoxin, iron-sulphur binding, subgroup~SPTR: 4Fe-4S ferredoxin iron-sulfur binding domain protein) — protein sequence MAFVITDLCIGVKDASCVEVCPVDCIHSTDDAEQYYIDPDVCIDCGACQPECPVSAIYEADEVPEEYRAAIERNAAFFRK from the coding sequence ATGGCTTTCGTAATTACTGACCTCTGCATTGGGGTTAAAGACGCATCGTGTGTGGAGGTCTGCCCCGTTGATTGCATTCATTCCACCGATGACGCGGAACAATATTACATTGATCCCGACGTCTGCATCGATTGTGGGGCATGCCAGCCGGAGTGCCCGGTGAGTGCGATTTATGAAGCGGATGAGGTGCCGGAAGAATACCGTGCCGCCATCGAGCGTAACGCGGCATTTTTCCGTAAGTAA
- a CDS encoding ABC-type transporter, periplasmic subunit (PFAM: Bacterial extracellular solute-binding proteins, family 5 Middle~COGs: COG0747 ABC-type dipeptide transport system periplasmic component~InterPro IPR000914~KEGG: sti:Sthe_0680 extracellular solute-binding protein family 5~PFAM: Bacterial extracellular solute-binding protein, family 5~SPTR: Extracellular solute-binding protein family 5) — MKPPIRLLSTVTIAAALALAGCGTNTANNTEAPSSSRPHSGGTLYVGIDSDFVTLNPAMSSALIDRQLYINVFDPLLKLSPRMQLEPNLVTHWTISDGGLTYTLDLRHGVTFQDGTPFNAAAVIYNWKWDMNPQNASPRRSNLALVDSLSAPNPYTVVVHLKAPFSPFLYALAGRTGMISSPTAMQKWGSQYGLHPVGTGPFEFVQWIPNDHLILKRNPHYWQKGLPYLNKIVYTPITNPVQEYDALTTGTVNVIDSVPAQDISSLASQPNIQSQTMPGLGYTDLELNTTVAPFTNVHNREAINYAINRQALVNLIYFGHAIPAYSQFSPSSWAYDPAVKVPFSDPLARQQLAQAGDPSGYSFTLQGDNDPVTIKEMQAIQAELAKVGITVHIEPEDFTTLLTNAINGNYQAVVLGWSGRPDPDQNAYAFDTTGGSFNDPRYSNPQVEQLLLQARETSNLAQRKADYVAAAKIVLQDAPYIFLAYPPVAQAWSSSVEGFQVYPDGLMRFAQVWLKS; from the coding sequence ATGAAACCACCGATTCGCCTATTGTCCACCGTTACGATAGCCGCCGCCTTAGCCTTGGCCGGTTGCGGCACGAACACCGCCAATAACACCGAGGCGCCGTCATCGAGCCGTCCCCATTCCGGGGGAACCTTATACGTCGGGATTGACTCCGACTTTGTCACGTTAAACCCGGCCATGTCTTCCGCCTTAATTGATCGCCAACTATACATCAATGTGTTTGATCCGCTGTTAAAATTGTCTCCTCGCATGCAACTAGAGCCGAACTTGGTAACCCATTGGACCATTTCCGACGGGGGGCTTACCTATACGCTGGATTTACGCCACGGCGTCACCTTCCAAGACGGTACCCCCTTCAATGCGGCGGCGGTGATCTACAACTGGAAATGGGATATGAATCCCCAGAATGCCTCGCCTCGCCGTTCGAACCTGGCCCTGGTCGACAGCCTGTCGGCTCCGAATCCGTACACCGTAGTTGTCCACTTAAAGGCCCCGTTTTCCCCTTTTTTGTATGCGCTCGCGGGACGCACGGGAATGATTTCCTCCCCCACCGCCATGCAAAAATGGGGAAGTCAGTATGGGCTTCATCCCGTCGGCACCGGACCGTTTGAGTTTGTTCAGTGGATTCCCAACGATCACCTAATTTTGAAACGGAACCCGCATTACTGGCAAAAAGGGCTCCCCTACCTGAATAAAATCGTCTACACGCCGATTACCAATCCGGTCCAGGAATATGACGCCCTGACGACCGGCACCGTGAACGTGATCGACAGCGTACCCGCACAAGACATTTCGTCGCTGGCGAGTCAACCGAACATCCAATCGCAGACGATGCCCGGACTCGGATATACCGATCTCGAACTGAATACCACCGTAGCCCCCTTCACGAACGTGCATAACCGGGAAGCCATCAATTACGCAATTAACCGGCAAGCCCTCGTCAATTTGATCTATTTCGGTCATGCCATCCCAGCCTATTCCCAATTTTCGCCCTCTTCCTGGGCCTACGATCCCGCCGTTAAGGTGCCCTTCTCCGATCCGTTAGCCCGGCAACAATTGGCGCAAGCGGGCGATCCCTCCGGGTACAGCTTTACCTTACAAGGGGACAACGATCCGGTCACCATTAAGGAAATGCAAGCCATTCAAGCCGAGTTGGCGAAAGTGGGAATTACCGTACACATCGAGCCGGAAGACTTCACGACCTTGTTGACCAATGCCATCAACGGTAATTATCAGGCGGTGGTGTTAGGCTGGAGCGGTCGTCCGGATCCCGATCAAAACGCCTACGCCTTCGATACCACGGGAGGCAGTTTTAACGATCCCCGATACTCCAACCCCCAGGTCGAACAATTGCTGCTACAAGCCCGGGAAACGTCTAATCTGGCCCAACGAAAAGCCGACTATGTCGCGGCGGCCAAAATTGTCTTGCAAGACGCCCCGTATATCTTTTTGGCCTATCCGCCGGTGGCCCAAGCCTGGTCTTCGTCCGTCGAAGGCTTTCAGGTATACCCGGACGGCTTGATGCGATTTGCCCAGGTCTGGCTCAAATCTTAA
- a CDS encoding ABC-type transporter, integral membrane subunit (PFAM: Binding-protein-dependent transport system inner membrane component~COGs: COG1173 ABC-type dipeptide/oligopeptide/nickel transport systems permease components~InterPro IPR000515~KEGG: axy:AXYL_02680 glutathione transport system permease protein GsiD 2~PFAM: Binding-protein-dependent transport systems inner membrane component~SPTR: Dipeptide ABC superfamily ATP binding cassette transporter, membrane protein): MSAIEKNPSVITDSRPSSRVWRRLTKNPLAVLGLVLVTALLLLAIWGPALAPYGPDATHFSEALAAPSSRHWLGTDDLGRDILSRILWGARGTLVAGLGIVLLGVIVGVPLGLVAGYHGGWVDDVIMRVVDAALAFPSLVLALAIEWLLGPSLVNAVIAIGVVTIPQFARITRGQVLTIREREYVDAAVALGVSPVRIMGRHILPNIMTPLIVIATLNLGTSILAVASLSFLGLGPPPPAPNWGAMLQEGSQYLNIAPWVSFFPGAAIFLAVLGFSSLGDGLRDVLDPTL, from the coding sequence ATGAGCGCAATCGAAAAAAATCCCTCGGTAATCACCGATTCCCGTCCTTCGTCACGGGTTTGGCGCCGTTTAACGAAAAACCCGTTAGCCGTGCTGGGGTTGGTCCTCGTCACCGCGCTTTTGCTCTTGGCGATTTGGGGCCCGGCATTAGCCCCCTACGGCCCCGATGCCACCCATTTTTCCGAAGCTTTAGCGGCGCCCTCGAGTCGACATTGGTTGGGCACCGATGACTTGGGGCGAGACATCTTGAGCCGCATTTTATGGGGAGCCCGAGGCACTCTCGTGGCCGGCCTCGGCATTGTGTTGCTTGGCGTCATTGTAGGCGTGCCGTTGGGATTGGTGGCCGGCTATCATGGGGGATGGGTCGATGACGTAATCATGCGGGTCGTCGATGCCGCCCTCGCTTTCCCTAGCCTGGTTCTCGCCCTGGCGATCGAATGGCTGCTGGGCCCTTCCCTCGTCAATGCCGTCATCGCCATCGGCGTCGTCACCATTCCCCAATTTGCCCGCATTACCCGGGGCCAGGTATTGACGATCCGTGAGCGGGAATATGTTGATGCGGCCGTCGCTTTGGGCGTCTCCCCCGTCCGCATTATGGGCCGCCATATTCTCCCCAATATCATGACCCCGCTCATTGTGATTGCCACCCTCAACCTCGGTACCAGCATATTGGCGGTCGCGAGTCTCTCTTTTCTCGGATTAGGTCCCCCTCCCCCCGCCCCTAACTGGGGGGCCATGTTGCAAGAAGGCTCGCAATATCTGAACATCGCCCCTTGGGTTTCGTTTTTCCCCGGTGCGGCCATTTTCTTAGCGGTACTAGGTTTTTCGAGCTTAGGCGATGGACTCCGGGACGTGCTCGACCCTACCCTTTAG
- a CDS encoding transcriptional regulator, GntR family (PFAM: Bacterial regulatory proteins, gntR family; FCD domain~COGs: COG1802 Transcriptional regulators~InterPro IPR000524:IPR011711~KEGG: drm:Dred_2971 GntR family transcriptional regulator~PFAM: GntR, C-terminal; HTH transcriptional regulator, GntR~SMART: HTH transcriptional regulator, GntR~SPTR: Transcriptional regulator, GntR family) → MARDTESPSLIPIIRPIDPSMASEEVYRQLRQLIFDGSLKPGERLVERMLADHFHVSRTPIREALKALQAEGLVGADGKRGLVVTRLSLESLAHAYQVREVLEGLAARLACGSTRHDLLELCRAVDDMEAVDPFSPSFDRAHLRFHDLIAEMSHNQPLIRYLNELRIYRTRGVSVGWIPRSRMQEALKEHRAIYEAILANDPDRAEAAAKHHVYQTRRSLLARLERPLTDE, encoded by the coding sequence ATGGCGAGGGATACCGAATCCCCATCTTTAATCCCGATCATTCGGCCGATCGACCCGTCTATGGCTTCCGAAGAGGTCTACCGGCAACTCCGGCAACTGATTTTTGACGGTTCGCTCAAGCCGGGAGAGCGCTTGGTTGAACGGATGCTAGCGGATCACTTTCACGTGTCGCGTACACCCATTCGGGAAGCGCTCAAAGCGCTCCAAGCCGAAGGCTTGGTCGGCGCCGACGGAAAACGCGGGTTGGTGGTCACCCGGCTCTCACTCGAGTCTCTGGCCCATGCCTACCAAGTTCGGGAAGTCTTAGAAGGACTGGCTGCCCGTTTGGCTTGTGGTTCGACCCGTCACGACCTGCTCGAGCTCTGTCGGGCCGTCGACGACATGGAGGCGGTCGACCCGTTTTCCCCGAGCTTTGACCGGGCACATCTTCGCTTTCACGACCTCATCGCCGAAATGTCCCACAATCAACCGCTCATTCGATACCTTAACGAATTGCGTATCTACCGGACCCGTGGCGTCAGTGTGGGTTGGATTCCCCGTTCTCGTATGCAAGAAGCGTTAAAGGAACATCGGGCAATTTACGAAGCGATTTTAGCCAACGACCCGGACCGCGCGGAAGCCGCCGCCAAACATCACGTGTATCAAACCCGCCGATCCCTATTGGCCCGCTTGGAGCGTCCCCTCACGGATGAATGA
- a CDS encoding ABC-type transporter, integral membrane subunit (PFAM: Binding-protein-dependent transport system inner membrane component~COGs: COG0601 ABC-type dipeptide/oligopeptide/nickel transport systems permease components~InterPro IPR000515~KEGG: sti:Sthe_0679 binding-protein-dependent transport systems inner membrane component~PFAM: Binding-protein-dependent transport systems inner membrane component~SPTR: Binding-protein-dependent transport systems inner membrane component) yields the protein MTLFVVRRLVSLIPVAFLVLLVTFSLIHLTPGNPAYTILGEEASRRSVALLDQKLGLNHPIWWQLVHYLEQVATGNLGQSLINGQPVFGLIVSRLPVTGELALVGLVGSLLIALPSGLLSAARPNRWIDATSRILALIGAAVPNFWLALVLVYLFSVTWHWFPSLGWVPLSQGLGANLWHLVLPAGVLALQLAAITARILRGEMLEVIHALYIQTARAKGAPERTVLLKHAFRNALIPVATVVGLQMGTLLGGVVITETIFSLPGMGQLVVNAIFERDYPVLDGTVLFMAFVVLISNLVVDVVYALLDPRIRYH from the coding sequence ATGACCCTCTTTGTCGTCCGACGCTTGGTCAGTCTGATTCCGGTGGCCTTTCTCGTGCTATTGGTGACATTTAGCCTTATTCACCTGACGCCGGGGAACCCTGCCTATACCATTTTGGGCGAAGAGGCCAGTCGGCGGTCGGTGGCCTTGTTAGATCAAAAATTGGGGTTAAATCACCCCATTTGGTGGCAATTGGTCCACTACCTGGAACAGGTCGCCACCGGAAATCTGGGACAATCCCTCATCAATGGCCAGCCGGTATTCGGTCTGATTGTCAGTCGACTGCCGGTTACCGGCGAATTGGCCCTCGTCGGCCTGGTCGGCTCGCTCCTCATCGCGCTACCCAGCGGGCTTCTATCCGCCGCTCGACCCAATCGCTGGATCGACGCGACGTCCCGCATTTTGGCTCTGATTGGGGCGGCTGTCCCCAATTTCTGGTTGGCCCTCGTGTTGGTCTATCTCTTTTCCGTCACCTGGCATTGGTTTCCTTCCCTGGGGTGGGTTCCCCTATCCCAGGGATTGGGGGCCAACCTCTGGCATCTGGTTTTACCGGCCGGTGTCTTGGCGTTGCAGCTGGCCGCCATCACCGCCCGGATTTTACGGGGAGAAATGCTGGAAGTGATCCATGCCCTTTATATTCAGACTGCCCGGGCCAAAGGCGCTCCTGAACGGACCGTTTTGCTTAAACATGCTTTTCGTAACGCGTTGATTCCGGTCGCCACCGTCGTCGGCCTGCAAATGGGCACGCTCTTAGGCGGCGTCGTCATCACCGAAACCATATTTTCTTTACCGGGTATGGGTCAACTGGTGGTGAATGCCATCTTTGAACGAGATTATCCCGTATTGGACGGCACCGTGTTATTTATGGCCTTTGTCGTCCTGATTTCGAATTTGGTGGTCGACGTGGTCTACGCCCTGCTCGATCCCCGTATTCGGTACCACTAA
- a CDS encoding diguanylate cyclase with PAS/PAC sensor (PFAM: GGDEF domain; PAS fold~TIGRFAM: PAS domain S-box; diguanylate cyclase (GGDEF) domain~COGs: COG2199 FOG: GGDEF domain~InterPro IPR000014:IPR000160:IPR001610:IPR013767~KEGG: bja:bll7580 hypothetical protein~PFAM: Diguanylate cyclase, predicted; PAS fold~SMART: Diguanylate cyclase, predicted; PAC motif; PAS~SPTR: Diguanylate cyclase;~TIGRFAM: Diguanylate cyclase, predicted; PAS), whose translation MNEGLLVWLEAIADQLPEAVIVTDRHEACVYSNPAVEALTGYRPEDLLGKTPRILQGPQTDPETRRTIRQHIDQGIPFFGRILNYHQSGTPFWNQLSISPLRDRDGQITHFISFQRDISQAENSRQQWYLSQSRLALLATLYQALADTRQIFRDQEPEPPASVFGQWCQRLVKLLALRLAFVGVVNPGTSFVHIIAAAGPARSYVDGLVLSADADRPEGQGPAGQALRKLGAVFANVTDASFAPWRSRAIAYQLESNLTAAARCADGTRLLLSVYRDPAHPFAPDLETLFHQLVQEAADFMDRQRTLKLVQRLEQYREAHRDLQTRLLTATTADEIYTRLIDTLVHYTDAEGVDVLVPSPDHTRLRRVRVGGALAAAMLRLPTPPLAILPQDQTVPLPTRVWQEKSPIIIRHPHQDPMMPAPWHHPPLSRLGVVGGWPIVRTGASEPWGVVTIAAEDPETFTPELSELIGEILQSTGIALGQHEDRRQIQRLHHYQRAAVKAQHEFLQLPNPEALYTRLVNLLVQETDGAGAYIVTNSPGLDSLHLTAVAAKTPALKAALSRLKPSKDPQKAPEGQLLCARAWRERREIGPINPLDDPALRDWLRHDDDLSRLGGIVAWPIFCTRRPEPEAVLAILSYQVSDFTPELMQLLTLLVESLRVALNQLRTRDEMAQLAWRDPLTGLPNRRALDTELEQRLDEAGRRQNAMAVCLLDLDDFKPVNDRWGHAAGDRVLQELAHRLQDQLRTSDFVARLGGDEFIILLDRVSDPDIAARIVQSLASAIQEPILLPGLPPLTVHASMGLAFYPDNGTRPQDLLRQADQALYADKAQKSRRHESLRPPFDI comes from the coding sequence GTGAACGAGGGGCTGCTGGTGTGGCTGGAAGCGATTGCCGACCAGCTACCGGAAGCGGTCATAGTGACCGACCGTCACGAAGCCTGTGTTTATAGCAATCCTGCGGTCGAAGCGTTGACCGGTTATCGTCCGGAAGATTTGCTAGGCAAGACCCCCCGTATTCTCCAAGGACCTCAAACAGATCCTGAGACCCGACGGACTATCCGGCAGCACATTGATCAAGGTATCCCATTTTTCGGCCGCATTCTGAACTATCATCAATCGGGGACTCCCTTTTGGAACCAACTGTCCATTAGTCCCTTGCGCGATCGCGATGGACAGATTACTCATTTCATTAGTTTTCAACGCGATATCAGCCAAGCCGAAAACTCGCGCCAACAATGGTACCTGAGTCAATCCCGGTTAGCCCTCTTGGCCACCCTTTATCAGGCGCTGGCCGACACCCGTCAAATATTTCGGGACCAGGAGCCAGAACCGCCGGCCAGCGTATTCGGTCAATGGTGCCAACGGCTCGTCAAGCTGTTGGCGCTTCGGTTGGCGTTTGTGGGCGTCGTGAATCCGGGTACGTCGTTCGTGCATATCATCGCGGCCGCCGGACCGGCCCGGTCGTATGTCGACGGCCTTGTCCTCTCCGCCGATGCGGATCGCCCCGAAGGACAAGGCCCGGCGGGACAAGCCTTGCGAAAACTAGGCGCCGTCTTCGCCAACGTCACCGACGCCAGTTTTGCCCCCTGGCGGTCACGGGCGATAGCATATCAACTGGAAAGCAACCTCACCGCAGCCGCTCGCTGTGCCGATGGTACACGCCTCTTGCTATCCGTCTACCGCGATCCGGCGCATCCGTTTGCCCCTGATTTAGAGACCCTGTTTCACCAATTGGTCCAAGAAGCCGCAGATTTTATGGATCGTCAACGCACGTTAAAATTGGTACAGCGGCTTGAACAATATCGCGAAGCGCACCGGGATTTGCAAACTCGTTTGTTAACCGCCACCACGGCCGACGAGATTTATACCCGGCTGATTGATACGCTGGTTCATTATACCGATGCGGAAGGAGTGGATGTGCTGGTTCCCAGTCCGGACCATACCCGACTTCGGCGCGTTCGGGTTGGCGGTGCCTTGGCGGCTGCCATGTTGAGACTGCCTACCCCGCCCCTGGCCATTTTACCCCAAGATCAGACGGTGCCTCTTCCCACCCGGGTATGGCAGGAAAAAAGCCCCATCATCATTCGTCATCCCCACCAGGACCCCATGATGCCGGCCCCTTGGCATCACCCGCCGTTGTCCCGGTTGGGTGTGGTGGGGGGATGGCCTATCGTACGGACGGGCGCGTCCGAACCCTGGGGGGTGGTGACCATTGCCGCCGAAGATCCGGAAACCTTCACCCCGGAGCTTTCTGAGCTGATCGGAGAAATTTTGCAATCGACGGGGATTGCGCTCGGGCAGCATGAGGATCGCCGGCAGATTCAACGGCTTCATCACTACCAGCGAGCTGCCGTCAAAGCCCAGCATGAATTCTTGCAGTTACCGAATCCGGAGGCGCTCTACACCCGATTGGTCAACCTTCTGGTTCAAGAAACCGACGGCGCCGGGGCTTATATCGTGACCAACTCGCCGGGGCTCGATTCGCTTCACCTGACCGCCGTAGCGGCCAAGACGCCGGCGCTGAAAGCGGCCCTATCCCGGCTGAAGCCTTCGAAAGATCCCCAAAAAGCCCCGGAGGGTCAATTGCTGTGTGCCCGAGCCTGGCGGGAGCGCCGGGAAATCGGGCCGATTAACCCGTTGGATGACCCGGCGCTGCGGGATTGGCTCCGTCACGACGACGATCTCAGCCGACTCGGCGGGATTGTCGCTTGGCCGATTTTTTGCACCCGCCGCCCCGAACCGGAAGCGGTGCTCGCCATCCTATCGTACCAGGTCTCGGACTTTACGCCGGAATTGATGCAACTTCTCACGTTATTGGTGGAAAGTCTGCGGGTCGCCCTCAACCAATTACGGACACGCGACGAAATGGCCCAACTGGCCTGGCGCGATCCGTTAACCGGTCTGCCAAACCGGCGCGCTCTCGACACGGAACTCGAACAACGATTGGACGAAGCCGGCCGTCGACAGAACGCTATGGCCGTATGTTTGCTGGACCTCGACGACTTCAAACCGGTCAACGACCGATGGGGACATGCCGCCGGCGATCGGGTGTTACAAGAACTGGCCCATCGCTTGCAAGATCAGTTGCGGACCTCAGATTTTGTGGCCCGTCTGGGGGGCGATGAATTTATCATTCTGCTCGACCGGGTTTCGGATCCGGATATTGCCGCCCGCATTGTTCAATCGTTGGCCTCCGCGATTCAAGAGCCCATTTTACTCCCGGGACTTCCGCCGTTAACCGTCCACGCCAGTATGGGCCTGGCCTTCTATCCGGATAACGGTACCCGTCCCCAAGATCTGTTACGCCAAGCCGATCAAGCCTTATATGCCGACAAGGCCCAAAAGTCTCGACGACACGAATCGCTACGCCCGCCTTTTGATATCTGA
- a CDS encoding putative GAF sensor protein (PFAM: GAF domain~COGs: COG1956 GAF domain-containing protein~InterPro IPR003018~KEGG: gdj:Gdia_0820 putative GAF sensor protein~PFAM: GAF~SMART: GAF~SPTR: Putative uncharacterized protein), whose amino-acid sequence MDVELPSEASLDEVFTLAQGLLTGETNRIANLANLAALLGQYLPRINWAGFYLAEAGTGDWVLGPFWGKPACTRIPSGQGVVGTALASGTSLIVPDVHEFPGHIACDAASRSEIVVPIRDPSQVVVAGIDVDSPWPDRFGPPERAFLEALANRLGTLWSEWHGYDERV is encoded by the coding sequence ATGGATGTCGAGCTGCCTTCGGAGGCCTCGCTTGACGAGGTTTTCACGTTAGCTCAGGGGCTTCTCACCGGCGAAACCAATCGCATTGCGAATTTAGCCAATTTGGCCGCCCTCTTGGGACAATATCTCCCGCGGATTAACTGGGCGGGTTTTTACCTCGCCGAAGCAGGAACCGGAGATTGGGTTCTGGGGCCTTTTTGGGGAAAACCGGCTTGCACGCGTATCCCTTCGGGACAAGGGGTGGTGGGGACGGCACTCGCTTCGGGCACATCGCTGATTGTACCGGATGTTCATGAATTTCCGGGCCATATTGCATGTGATGCGGCGTCGCGTTCGGAGATCGTGGTGCCCATCCGTGATCCATCCCAGGTGGTGGTCGCCGGCATTGATGTCGACAGCCCCTGGCCTGACCGGTTTGGGCCCCCTGAACGCGCGTTTTTGGAAGCCTTGGCCAACCGACTGGGAACTCTTTGGTCCGAATGGCACGGGTACGATGAACGCGTTTAA